TTTTAGCATGATTTTTAATTAGTTTTTGAAAATGGATTATCCCCTATGAATGGAATGGTGGTTTTATATAGGCCCTTAACTGCCTCTCAAATTGATAACGGAATGGAAATAGccatgggaaaaaaaatctaattataATAATGCTGACAAAAACGATTAGAGATCAGCACCTTTAGCCCAAATTAAAAAACTGTATTATTACTGTAGTTAAATATTATTATAGTAACAGTAAGAACCAGTCCTGCTACTGCGACAACCGTTGCATGTTCTTTTCCTCCAgctgctctgtgtttctctcattGTGTGCCTGACCTTtctcccctgaccccccccccccctcctccaagtGTGTCTGACCTTTACCCCCtgacctttccctctcccctcctccaggTGTCTGACCTTTACCCCCtgacctttccctctcccctcctccaggTGTGTCTGACCTTTCCCCCctgacctccccccccctcctccaggtgTGTCTGACCTTTACCCCCtgacctttccctctcccctcctccaggTGTGTCTGACCTTTCCCCCctgacctccccccccctcctccaggtgTGTCCGACCTTTCCCCCCtgacctttccctctcccctcctccaggTGTGTCTGACCTTTCCCCCCTGACCTTTCCCCCTCCCGTCCTGCAGGAGTAGGCGCCAGCCCCTACGTGATGAACTGCAACGTGACCATCGACACGCGTGACGTCGGGGTGGGCCGGCTCGTGGCCGTGGGGCTTCGCGAGTCGGCCCCAGGGGGCCTGCCGGGGGTGCAGGTCCTCGCCCTGCCTCACGAGGGCGCCGTGGAGATGGCCTGCAACGTGGAGAGCGTGCGAGGGGCCCCGCCCGAACCGGGCTGGCCCTCCTTCACCATCGGAGGTGAGCAGTACTGCCACGTCCCCGCCTCCCTCGTCACCGCCCGCGTGGCACAGCTGGCAGGAGAGCACGGCGTGGGCACCACGGGCACCGCCCTGGTGGGGTTCACCCCCCTGGAGTGCAGGGGCCTGGCCCAGCGGGCCCTCGCACTGGGCATCGGCGAGTTTTGGCGGGAACAGCGCAGGGTGCGCATGTGAACGGGCACGGATTCGGCTTCCGCCAAATTTGTGTGCAGCGTgattttaaaccaggggtgcacaaaaagggccgatccgtttcaggatttcgtgcaaacttctggccttaattatttaattgactcaatcatatcttatctgacatgtatATGAGTATCGGATACAGAATGCAGCCTAATGATTTTagtgtgctcaagtacaggcttgaaccagggtaatttgtAGAGCTGCCAGCAAATTAAGAACAAGGCAATTtcttggaacaaaaaccagtacgcaggcCAAACCTCGAGGACCGGactgcacccctgctttaagcTGTATACTCATACTGTACCTACAAAACGGAAACAATGTAGTTGCTTTGTTTTGCTGGTAAGGTCTGTATATTGCTTTGCATAAAAGTATCTGGGATCTTGCTGAAGGAATATGACACCACTCTTGCACAAAAACCAATCATCTCACACCCTGTTAATGGGAATGCTAATCACTGCCCTGGGCATCATTCCCGAATGCTTGATTGGGCTCAGATCTGGTGACTCAGGAGGCATTGACGTTAATAACATCAGCGTCTTGTTCAGTTATTTTTCCCAGCTGATGTTTTCTGCGCCAGGATTACTAACCAAAACTTAGTTGTatggaagaaaatgaaaaaaaacaaaaatgttgtttattttttttcagtaatGCTATGTACTGATGTCTAAACGGGTCACTTATTTCCACAAATTGTCTGACTCAGGTTTGCTCAGTGGCTGCTACATATGTAGTTCAATGCTGAGCATTATCACCCCAtatcttaaaataaatgaactagGGAATAACTCTGTTGCCTTTTCAACACCCACCCCTCATGAAATGGTTTAGAAGATTGTTTTTTCTCATGTAACAGAGATATATTGAAAATTGTATTTGCCCCTACATGAAATGCATGGAAATGTTCAGTTCTCTTTCCGAACATTGACTCGAGGCAAATTCATTTCCTCCCGTCTGGTATGACAGTTTCAAGAGCCTTGTTTTCGATATTTTGCCCTAGCATGTTACTGTATTCGTGGCACTCAAAAATACACCCTTTGTAACAGGAAGCTCTACTTTTCATATGTGAAACTTGATGAAGCACAGCTGGGGAGAGAGAACTTTTGTAAATGTTTCTCAGAGAGGGCTGGGTTTAGGAAACTCATATCTTATGCAACATTTTTGGTGGGTTCCATTCAATTGGAAGCCATTTTAGGCCTTTGAAACCAGCTGAACTTCTAGGCCAACCAAAGGCTTATTGTAGGTTATATTTCCTTTGGAAAATTGGTTTCATGAACACTACTTTTAAGCACCTATTCAATTTTACGAATGTTTGCTAAAGTGTGGTCAATTGTGTGCATAGTATGCCTGATTTGAATAAATTGATCATTACAAAAGTTCatataaagtgcttggtgaaaACAAATTTACTGGTTTACAATTTATTTCTTAGACTGAGGTTTCCTAAACCAGTATAAACTAAAGTAGTTGGAACATTAGTACCAACCAAGCCCAGGCATATCATGTTTCATTCCACTGTATTCAAGCCAGCAGTGTTGGTATTTATGAACTGTAGCCTACGGGATGTAAAATGAGCATGGGTGAGTGGGGATTAGTCCTGGGGATCACACAACTGGGGCATTCAGCATTAATGGTGTGCTGAATTTATTAAGCCATGCGTCCCATGTAATATTTGCAATGGTTtttcctgcagagagagagaatgcatcATCGTGTTGCAAGTTTATGCAAATATGGGTGCATATGTAAGGCAGCAGAAAGGGGACCCGAAATTGCTTTGGAACTAGTTGTgggggggaaagaaaagaaaaaaaaaagacacctgCAAAATATTGGGGGATttcaccttttttattttatactaatCACGTTATCCTACCTGTAGAAATAAAACTACCACCTTTACTTTTCACACTCACTTCTGGCATATTCTGGTCAGGCTGGGGGGGTAAGTGGGGTGagcaagagaaaaaaataaaaatgaagcaGCAGGTTTGTAACTTTGAgatcaaaataaaattcaacTCGGGCAattcaaacaagcaaaaaaaaaaaaaaacaaaccataaaGTTTCCTGAAGAAAATTACAGCAATGACTCAAGTTCATCATAAATTAAGAAATAGAAAGTGCATCAAGTGTTCAAGTAGGGTGAATAGTTTAGCGAATTGAATCAGTCAGGTTGGGCagagcaggggggtgggggtgggggtgggatttCTGGCACATGGGTAAGGGGTGCTTCTGTGCGTCTCCCTGCcggggcaggggagagggggcgtCTGGGGGGTCTCTGGGCTTCAGTCTCATCTCTTCGACGCGCGTCTCGGGTCCCGGCCGTTGCTGATGGTGACCGACGGTTTGGGCGTGGCTGCCGGGCCCCCTGCGGTGACCGCGGAGGCTCCGTTTCCTGGGATACGCCCGTTGACCCGCCCCAGAGCCCCGAAGCTGGGGTCCCGGGGTGCAGGGGACGAGCTGTTGGTGGAGTAAGTCTGGAGAGAACCGTTCCCTGGAAGGACACAAACGCTGTTTCAGCTAGGCGGGGCTTCAAAATCAAACCAATCAACGTGCAATAGCACACTAACTGAAACCATGCATCCCAATTCAACTCCCCAAGATGCTCTCTCAAGGGCTGAGGACTGCTGGTTGTGGCTCTAACTATACACTGTTAATACACCTTCCTAAACCATGCATAGTTAACATTAATTTTTCTGGTAAGTTAGATCAACTGAACTTTGTGATCTCTACATTGCCAATTCATGTTTAATTTCAATGGTTTATACACATTGTCATGTAGGACTACTCCCCAAAATATTGTCCAGCAGTACCAAAGCTCCACTACAAATCATTTAAAGTTTGAGCACAAAATCTTTTACAGTGACTCTACTAAACCCTTTAACATTCCTTCcgagcagcaaaaaaaaaaaaaaaaaaaaaaggaaagaagatGATTCACTCCTAAGGATTGGGTCAAATATTTCCTCAACTCAGTGTGCACCACAATCTGATTGGAAGACTTCATAGAAAAGTCCAGCCTGTCTCCACTTACCCGTCTGTGCAGAAGTACCtgaattctgattggctgggaagTTTCCAGACTGGTCAGATTTGGCCtgtagagagggggggggacaggaCTCAGGTTACACAagcccaaaccaaagcgaacaAAAGACCTGTGCCAGGCCAGAAGGGCCCTCATCCCCATGTACGAAGAGTGTGAAGCAATTAGCGGCTCACTTAAATATAGAATGGCTCCCAGTGGACGAGCTGAACCTTAATGTGTCAGAAAGAGGCTGAAGACCCTCGCTAGCCTCTGCCGCTCAGGCAGGGCCCTGCTGAGCCGGGGGGGTCCGAACGCTCCCGCTGTGCGATGGGAACGCTGGGAACGGTTCCCACGCCACGGCTTTCGGAgagcggggtgaggggggggggacagagagcgGCTCTTCAGTCTATTCTGGGCCAGGGAGCCTTCACTATGAGAGGAATGCAATCAGCCTGAACCATGTGACCTGGGGGGTGTTCAAAagtactagcatactactcgtactaaATTTCAAATGAAGTAGGAGTAGTATGCCACGCATgtggtttcgaacacagcccgTGGACTCCTGGGTTTGCGGTTCTGGGTTTGCGGTTCTGGGTTTGCGGTTCTGGGTTGGCAGCGGTGCTCACCGTTTTGTTCTGCGGGTTGTTCTGGGCCAGCAGCTCTAGGTTTGGCTCACTGAAATTGGGCACTTCGGAGTAGACCATGCAGAACCTGCAGGGGGAAACCAGGAGCACAGGGCAAAGcccacaaaaaaaatgaaggTAGATGTCAGGGCACAGAAGATTTCTCACACTCCCCCCACTACTAAACAGATTGGGCATCCGTGTGGTATATGCAAATCAGAAAACAGAATCAAGTCATTTTACAACCTAACAATGCAGCACAAAGTCCTAGCAGTATTCCCATCTGCTGAATATCTGAAGGCACCAAAATAATAAATTTTCAAACATGTATAATA
This region of Conger conger chromosome 17, fConCon1.1, whole genome shotgun sequence genomic DNA includes:
- the nabp1a gene encoding SOSS complex subunit B2 isoform X1, which encodes MERMSPLAECLNMLRFCPIRSCPSEDHCMDRQNGRVTKTKDGHEVRSCKVADKSGSITISVWDELGGLIQPGDIIRLTRGYASIWKGCLTLYTGRGGDLQKIGEFCMVYSEVPNFSEPNLELLAQNNPQNKTAKSDQSGNFPANQNSGTSAQTGNGSLQTYSTNSSSPAPRDPSFGALGRVNGRIPGNGASAVTAGGPAATPKPSVTISNGRDPRRASKR
- the nabp1a gene encoding SOSS complex subunit B2 isoform X2; this encodes MSNIPNEAVFLIKDVKPGLKNLNIIFIVLEIGRVTKTKDGHEVRSCKVADKSGSITISVWDELGGLIQPGDIIRLTRGYASIWKGCLTLYTGRGGDLQKIGEFCMVYSEVPNFSEPNLELLAQNNPQNKTAKSDQSGNFPANQNSGTSAQTGNGSLQTYSTNSSSPAPRDPSFGALGRVNGRIPGNGASAVTAGGPAATPKPSVTISNGRDPRRASKR
- the nabp1a gene encoding SOSS complex subunit B2 isoform X5, with amino-acid sequence MDRQNGRVTKTKDGHEVRSCKVADKSGSITISVWDELGGLIQPGDIIRLTRGYASIWKGCLTLYTGRGGDLQKIGEFCMVYSEVPNFSEPNLELLAQNNPQNKTAKSDQSGNFPANQNSGTSAQTGNGSLQTYSTNSSSPAPRDPSFGALGRVNGRIPGNGASAVTAGGPAATPKPSVTISNGRDPRRASKR
- the nabp1a gene encoding SOSS complex subunit B2 isoform X3, producing the protein MLTRSCPSEDHCMDRQNGRVTKTKDGHEVRSCKVADKSGSITISVWDELGGLIQPGDIIRLTRGYASIWKGCLTLYTGRGGDLQKIGEFCMVYSEVPNFSEPNLELLAQNNPQNKTAKSDQSGNFPANQNSGTSAQTGNGSLQTYSTNSSSPAPRDPSFGALGRVNGRIPGNGASAVTAGGPAATPKPSVTISNGRDPRRASKR
- the nabp1a gene encoding SOSS complex subunit B2 isoform X4 translates to MRSCPSEDHCMDRQNGRVTKTKDGHEVRSCKVADKSGSITISVWDELGGLIQPGDIIRLTRGYASIWKGCLTLYTGRGGDLQKIGEFCMVYSEVPNFSEPNLELLAQNNPQNKTAKSDQSGNFPANQNSGTSAQTGNGSLQTYSTNSSSPAPRDPSFGALGRVNGRIPGNGASAVTAGGPAATPKPSVTISNGRDPRRASKR